The DNA segment GTTTCTGGTAACTTGACGGTTCTGTCGACGCTACTTATATCTCTTTCCTTCTGGGGAACCGAAGCCCCCCAGGGGCCATTGCCTGGAACCGACAAGCATGACTCTAAGCAGGTGCCAATCCAGGCCCTCCACACCATCCTCTTAAGACGCCTGGGCTTGCAAAGGCGCCCAGAACCAAAGCCAGGCCTCATGGTGCCACAGTACCTGCTGGATTTGTACCAGTTCTACTTGggaaaggctcctccctccctgcaagAAACGGAGCTTCTGTTCCTGGAGGAACAGGCAGGAAGAGCCAATACTGTGCGCACGTTCCATCATGTCGGTGAGGCCATCCCTTTGAACACCAAGCTTGGGACCTCAGGGTTTTGCAGATGGGGTGTGGATCTGTTTGAAAAGGGCAGCAGAACTCAGAGGGGCGGAGTGGGGTCAACAATGGGGAAAGAACACCTGAACACAAGTATGGGCACAAAAAGCAGACAAAGAACCACGCGTGGTTCAAGCTGTCTGCATTGCCTAAAGTAGAAGAACCAGAGTGCAGCAGTGGGAGGAGAATATAATTTGCATGCAGATGGTCTAGGGACAGTACCTAGGTGTGTTTTCCTTCAAGTTACTTATCactttatggcaacctcatgaatttcatagttttcttaggcaaggaatatgcagagatggttttgcccattctgagatatagcctacagcatctggtatttgctgGTGCtgtcccatccaagtgctaaacAGGGCTGGCtgtgcttagtttccaagattaaataggatctagtgcctttaaggtatttaccTTTAGGGTAAAACAATaaaacctaggattccataagaaaaaaaaccatgccagttaaagtggtatcaagctgctataactgtgcagtgtggacaCACAGCTGCTTTGCCTGTTCCAAGACAGACCTATCCAATGTCAGAAAGTTAAGCACATTTCATTTCAGGAGGAAAGACCTTGGCTGCACTGCCACCTACAGAGCATGGAAGATAACTCTGCATCGCTTAGACTGGCGTCCCCCAACCTAGtgccccccagatgttttggaccacagttcccaagATCCCTAGTAACTGTCCACACTTGTTGAGGGTCATGGGCATTTAGGTTCAGAGCATCTGGATGCACTATGTTGGGGAAGGGTAGGACAGGAGGCGTTTGTTGAAAGCAGTCAGCTAAGATTATTACCCCTACAATGTCTCAGCAATGAAGCCACTTCAGAGAACACAGCATAGTAGTTAAGTTTATGTTTCAAATAAAGTCTaagaataaaattataaatgCAAGCTCCATACTAGTAAAATAAattaacacatattttaaaaaatactatgaTGTTGCTCTGTGGTTTGTCTACTTAATGAATTAGTGCAGAACCTCTGCAGACCTCCATAACTAATTCAAATGACCAAAGAGATGGGGAATGGGGTTTGGAACCAGCCTTAGTTGTACTTATAGTATGTTCACTGAAGCCTACTGCCATATTACTCAATTCCCCTCATGTAATACATTTAAGGAAGTTCTGGCCgtgttagtatttggatggaagagcagacccactgaaatccacaGGTCTTAAAATTATTCATGACTATTCAAAGTATGACTAAGATTGGATCTAACCTTGAATGCTGAAGTTGGCATTCTTCAATAGAAACCAAAAAGGTTAAATTTCCATTTCAAGGCAAACAGAAGTTCCATTGCTGGGGGAGAAACACAAGCAAAGGTTATTGCCTTCATGGCAACCTCACGAATTTCAGACTCATCTGGGAAACAGGAAACTAGACTAGAGGGGTCCTTGGTTGGATCCGGCCAGTTAGTTATGAAATACTGACACTCAGTCTTCAATTCCTTTTTAACTTCTATTCTGCTCCATTTCTAGAGGATCTGGATTACATCCCTGAAGTTGTAGGAAATTCATTTTACTTCTTATTCAACCTCACCTTGCTGCCTGCAGAGGAGGAGCTGACTGCCCTCGAGTTGCGTCTCTACCACGCGGAGAAGGGAAGCAAGGGCTTCCACATCAACATCTACCACGCGATGGATGCCCCACTCACTTCCAGAAACAAAAGCAGACTCTTGGCCAAAAAATTCTTGGCTCCCGCGCAGCCCAAGTGGGAGAGCTTTGATGTTACTGCTGCCTTCAAGAGGGTCAATGGCCAGAAGCTTCACCT comes from the Sceloporus undulatus isolate JIND9_A2432 ecotype Alabama unplaced genomic scaffold, SceUnd_v1.1 scaffold_23, whole genome shotgun sequence genome and includes:
- the LOC121917554 gene encoding bone morphogenetic protein 2-like encodes the protein MVSGNLTVLSTLLISLSFWGTEAPQGPLPGTDKHDSKQVPIQALHTILLRRLGLQRRPEPKPGLMVPQYLLDLYQFYLGKAPPSLQETELLFLEEQAGRANTVRTFHHVEDLDYIPEVVGNSFYFLFNLTLLPAEEELTALELRLYHAEKGSKGFHINIYHAMDAPLTSRNKSRLLAKKFLAPAQPKWESFDVTAAFKRVNGQKLHLGFLVEVQHPNNSHNLQQQDNPLRTRRSPGQKKAQWALERPILVTYSHDQRGQPLTHGKRHRRSQPNELTQKGGRKPLKVPASRSKHKSLKPKTKTSTKCRRHRLFVDFKEVGWNDWIVAPSGYHAFYCSGECRFPLADHMNSSSHAVVQTMLNSVNSKVPKPCCVPTDLSPIAMLYLDQHDMVVLKTYQDMVVEGCGCR